In Gopherus flavomarginatus isolate rGopFla2 chromosome 5, rGopFla2.mat.asm, whole genome shotgun sequence, one DNA window encodes the following:
- the PTH gene encoding parathyroid hormone codes for MISVKDMVKTAVIVYAICFFAKSDGRPATKRSVSEMQLMHNFGEHLHTVERQDWLQQKLQDVHSAPEALVDDRTQRPRKKDDIVLGEIRSRRLLPERLQAGIQKKPIVLDKAYMDNTLFKTKSQ; via the exons ATGATTTCTGTCAAAGACATGGTTAAGACTGCAGTGATTGTATATGCAATTTGTTTCTTTGCAAAATCTGATGGAAGACCAGCGAC GAAGAGGTCAGTGAGTGAAATGCAACTGATGCACAATTTTGGGGAGCACCTGCACACTGTGGAGAGACAGGATTGGCTTCAGCAGAAACTGCAGGATGTGCACAGTGCCCCCGAGGCACTAGTGGATGATAGAACCCAGAGGCCCCGAAAGAAGGATGATATTGTTCTGGGAGAGATCAGAAGTCGGAGGCTGCTCCCTGAGCGTTTGCAGGCAGGAATACAGAAGAAACCTATTGTTCTGGACAAAGCTTACATGGACAACACACTCTTCAAAACAAAGTCTCAGTGA